The DNA region ttAGGCGGTTTTGCgatttagcctcaaaaccgtgagaggactggaggagtacgtggtaccatcgtgaagcttgcgtcgaggcgtcgcatccgtccgatgaatggaaaagaacatatatcaaaatactctcagtggtaggtaggagtgtactataagataggggtattttaagaaaaagctaggaaacttatgGCCtcataaatagaggggtagagctacgAGAGTTTtaactagccacttgagccctATTTTGTCACATATTTGAGAGCTTAGCGTTAGGATTTTTAAGGAGAGAAGAATGAGTgtttagtctatgtaatatgtgagagttttgaaagATAAATCTTTttaatccgtttaaaatagagttatctctttgagtaatgaagtttatatttttgcatatgtttaaatttttttccttctagtttttCACTATTGATTCTCTTGTAAatttacaagttttttttttccgattttgatttttttgctgAACATCACCCATGTCCACCCCGTCCAAACCGGCGATCCGTCGCTGCCGCCACGAAGAGTACAAGCTCTCCTTCTTGGATCTCTTCCACATCGCCAAGATGCCCATCCAGCGCCTGCTCTTCTTCGACGGTCCCGACCTTCCGCCGTTCCCGTCGATCGTCAGCACCCTGAAATATTCCCTCGCCGCCACGCTCGCCGTCTTCCTCCCCTTCGCCGGTAAGCTGGCTTTCCGCGCCTCCTGCAGCGACGTCGTCATAGACTGCTCCGCGGCCGCCGTCTCCTCGGGCGTCAAGTTCGTCGAGGCCGAGTTCTCCGGGGGCGCCGGCGAGATGCGACGTCTGGCCAGAGACGAAGAGCATGATAGCGAGGCGTTTGTGCAGCTCGTCCCGGAGCTCGAGGTGGCGCAGCTTCCCGCCCCGGTTCTCGCCTTGCAGGTCACGAGGCCCGCGGTGTGGCAGTTCATGAGAGCATCCTGCACGCGGTGTCCATCCTGCACGCGGTGGCCGACGGCCACGCGGTGTGGCAGTTCATGAGAGCATGGTCGACGGCGGCGCGGGAGGGCTCGCTTGCCCATGCAGGCCTCCCGCCGCTGACGTTTGACCGGACAGACATCCGGCACCCAAAGGCTGACGAGCTGGTCCGCGCGTTCCTGCGCTTGTTTGCGCCGGCACTGCCTCTGGTAATCAAGAACTGCATATTTCTATTCCGATCTGAATCATCTTCTCGCTTAAATTCTGGTGACATGAACACATGAACAATCATGCAGCTCAGGTCACCTTCCTCGGCTTCCACACTTTAAATCACGCAGCAGAGCAGAAGAACCTTCGTGCTCCATGCCGACGAAATCCAGTCTCTGAAGCTTCACATTCTTCAACATAGCAGAGCAATTAACGGCGGTGAACCGCCCAAGCCGCCGACCACCTATGTTGCCATCTCGTCCCTAGTGTGGAGGTCCATCGTCCGCGCCAAGCCCACATTGCATGACGCCGACGACGCCTACTTCATGGTCAGCGCcgactgccgccgccgcctgcgccCGCCCCTCGGCGACGGCTTCTTCGGGAATTGCATCAAGGCGTGCTACGCGCGGGCGCGCGCTGGCGACCTGCGCGGCGAGTCCGGCGTCGCGCGCTCCGCTGCGGCCATCCAGGACGCCATCCACGAGTACCTGGAGGAGCTCGGGGACGACCCGCTGTCCGACGTCGAGCGTTGCCTGGCGGTGCACCGGGCCATCCCGCGTGGGAGCCTCACTGGGATTGGGTCGTCGCACCGGTTCATGGCGTACGACACGGACTTTGGGTGGGGCGCGCCGCGGCGCGTGGAGCTGGCGCCCGTGTTCGCGATGGAGATGGTGACGCTGCTCGGCGCGAGGGACGAAGGCGCCGTGCAGGTATCCGTGGCTCTGGACCGGGCGGTGATGGAGGAGTTCGCGGCCAACTTCGTCGTCCCGGCTTCCACTTCAAGTGGTGGCGTGCGGTCGTGATCCGGCGCCCGGCGGGTGGTTCTGCGTCCAACGAGAGCGCGCGTGCTCTCACGTCTCACGATGGGTTTGTTTGGTGTCAAGTGCAGGCATTGCAGCGATTGTTTGTGTTTGCGTTGGAAATCTGGAACACGAAGCTTTTGTTGCGAGAGGCAGGGTCCAAATTTTGAGTTTCAAATATCcatatttcaaaattttgaaggcAATATCAAATTACAAAGTTACGTGAGACCAAACGCACCCAAGGAGTACCATGCAATGCTATGTACTGCGTTTATCTTGCACGATTTCCATGCTTATCTGTTATTAGATGCAGTTTCTCCATAAAAGGGGTGATAGAAGACTCCTCTTTGAATGTTTTGGTCTTAAGAATTATTCTGCctaatttttatttgaagtcttGCATCTTTTGTTTTAGTAAGTTTGTCTTAGCAACCATCACACATAGAGGAATTATTGTCTGCAATTTCGCACGTATACATTGAGTCACTCACGATTAGGTATCTAAAGGAAATACTTCCTTTTAGATCCTGAGAAATAAGCCAATAGATAGAGACCTGTACGGATGGGCTTTCGCTTCGTATAGCCTCCTTAGCCGCCGGAACCTCCGCAGCCTTTGGCTCCTTCCTCCGCCTCGCCTTCTTCGCTGACTCACCCTCCGCCGGCTTCTCCTGCCAGGTCGTCCCCTCTCAACCCCCATGCCACCCCTTTCAAAtccagcttggccgggccctCTCGCTCCGGTTCGTATCTTCCTGATTTGCTCCTTTTCAGCCCCTCATCTGGTTCCTCCATCGCCTCCGATGTGCCCTCGTCCTCCCAGCCGCCGCGCTCCCTCGATGGACCCAAAGGCAATGCTAGCTTGCTGGATCCCATCACATCTTTGGGGTGCGTCAGTTGTCTCCGAGGAACCTCCCTGCTCGTGTGGCCTTGGCCCCGCGCCCGTCTCTATCTAGTAGGCTGCTGCTAGCTCCCGAGAGCCGTAGGCTGGACCAAGGTCGTGAACCGGGCTGTGTAGCCCTAATGCTGCGCCATTTCAGCTCCTGATGCTGATGGTTGGCAAGTGGTCGTGAAGAAGCGCAGGCGGTGGTCGTGGCTACCTCGGCCTCCTCCATCGCCCTCCTAGCCAGTGCCGGTGGACCTGGTGGGGGCGGTGCTTCAATTGCCTCTCCTCTGACCATGTTGAGGCAGTTTGCCGTAACCTGTCGCATTGCTTGAGGTGTAGGTAGGAGGGCCACCAGGCACGCCAATGCAGGCGCCCTTGCTCTCCTCGGGTTGCCTTGCCTGCGCGCTCTTGCCGGTGTCCTCGTTCCCCGTCGTCGTCTGGGACTCAACAACAAACTCGCCCTGCTCCACTGCCACCACCTGCCTCTTCGGCCATGTCACTGGCTCCATCCCACACACCGCCTACTGGGTCCTAATCAACCGGACGGTCCTTCTCGGTGCCTTCCATCAGTGCGCCTTCCCCTTCTTCGTCTGTGCATGGCGCTCTGGAGCACCGACCGCAACATGTGTTCTGCGCAATTCCTCGATCGGAGGACCTGGttcaggaggaggccaggctgTTGCTCGCCCTGATGGTGCAAGTGGTCGGCACCAGGCCTACGGTGACCTCGAATCAGGTTATGTCGCTGCTATCGGACGTCTACGGTATCGCCGCCGGAGTTTTCTCTGTTCATCGTGGCTGCTTGGAGGACTTCCTAGTGATCTTCAGCGACCTGGTGGCACAGGATCTCGTGTTGCACGCTCCCCTACCTCCGGGGCTGCCTTTCTAGGTGTGTTTCAGGCTGCAGCTGAGGCAGTCCATGGCAGGCGCGGATGCGATGCTGTTCTGCGTCTTGGTCAAGCTCAAGGGGATCCCTGCGCATGCTTGGCGCTGTCCACGGCGGAATGCATCCTGGGCACATCGTGTTCCTCTCTGCTTCCGACGTCAGAAACTATGGCCAAAGAGGATTTGGGTTGTTTTCGGGTGGTCAAGGTGTATCGACCCTGACCTCATTCCGGTGGAGGTGTCGCTGCTTGTGCCAGAGCCGGCGGAGGCATATGTTGAGCGAGGGTTGTTTCTGCGCCCGAAAGAAATCATACATTCTAGACAAGCATGCCTCAGCTACAAGATCAGCGTCCGCATCATTGAGGTTCAGGGCTGGCGCCAGCCTTGGGACTCCTCCTCCGATGGTACCCCGCCTGATAACTTTGACAACGACGGCAATGATTTCCCCGACTTTGAGCAACATTGTCGTTCTAAGCCATGGCCGAAGCGTTCGAGGTTGGGGGGTCATCAGATGGAGGAGTCGTTGTTGCGGTGCGCGGCGGTAGTGGCAGTGTCTCTGGTCCTTCGCACGTCGCCGCCCTACCAGTGAGGTCCGATAGCCCCCACTTTGGTGCGTTGGCTGGCCGCCACCCTCGCGGGCTCACTTCGCTTTGGTCATTTGAATGCGGTGGGGGCTCCTTCGCTCAAAGCTGTCCCTCTGCCGCCTACAAAAGCAAAAAAATCGTGCCTTTTGACTGCTGCGGTGGAGATTTCCGTCCAAAATCTTGACCTGTTGTGATTTTCTCCTGCGATGGTCGGAGCGCCGACCCTGGTTGCTTTTGACCCCATGGCAGAGGAATGCGTGGCCAGCTCCATTCGTGAGCAGCGCACAACCTTTGGTGATGGGATTGGTTTTTTTTCACTCTACGACATGGCCGCTGCCTCGATCGTGGGATCTAATGGTTGATGAGGCCCTTGGAAATCGGCATTGTCTCATGTTGCCAGACAGGGCGTGTGAGACGCCTCTGTTCCCCGTCTTGGCAACTTCCCCGCCCGTTGCTTCACCCTTTGGGTTTGGCCGCGCCCCTGTTGGGTCGGGCCGGGTTGCTCGCCATAGGGGAGCTGTGGTGGTGTCTACGCTCGCGTTGCAACCTTGCCTGGCCGGCTCgacgccggatgatccagtgattcCGCACCCCTCTTCTTCGAAAGCTCTGACGACTGGCCTAGAGCTAGACGCGCCTGATCTGGATCGTCAGCCGCCTTCTATCCAGAACCTCtcctctgcttcctcttcgGTGGATCCCCCGCGGGAGCCTCTGCCATTCAAGGTAGTCGCCAACGATTCTGCGATTAATGCGGTGGTGGTCGACTTTATTGATGCAGTGTGGGGGCCTATCCAGCAACTGGTTGTGCACACTCCTCCACCGCGGTGGTGCCCACGTTCGCCCGCCCCGCGTCCTGCTAATGCGATGACACTGCCTCGTCATAGCAAGAGGGTTGCCGCCCAAAGATCCTGTGTTTCCAACCCGATCACTCAGGCATAGAATGCGCTGATGCGGAGTCTTGGCATCACCACAGAGTCTCGGGTGCCTGATGCTGCAGCGTTCATTGAGTACGAGTGCACGTTTGAGGAGCCATTGTTTGCTTCGCATCTGGCTACGATCAGGGAGCTTTTCCCTAATGCGACTCCTGCGAATGCGCTAGGGCCCCTGTCATCGGCCGCCGCTGCCTAACTGGCATGGTCATGCCACTCTCTGGTCGCAGCTTACCCCATGGACTCAGAAAACGTCCTAGTTTGGAACGTCCCTAGCCTCAACGCTCGGGCACGTCGCGACGCGGTTCGTGAGATTGTTGAACAAGAGCGTGCTTCGTTGCTTTGTCTTTAGTAAACCAAGCTTAATGTAATTGACAACACACTTATGTTGGGTATGCTAGGCACCGGTTTCCATTACTGTTTCTTGCTTGCTGTGAATACCTGTGGTGCGGGATCCTAATCACCTGGCCTGCTGATTCTTGGGTTGTTTCCAACATCATGCCCAAGGAACACTCTCTAACTATCAAAGTTTCCTTGCCGAGCGGATCGTCATGGTGGCTGACTACAATCTACGGTCCGTGTGGAGATCATGAGAAGTTCGCTTTCCTTCAGGAGCTCCAGGGCTTGAGGCAAGGTTGCATCAGTCTATGGTTACTCTGTGGTGATTTTAACTTGATCTACAAGGCGGAGGATAAAAACATTGGTGCTCTTCACAGACGTTTGATGGGGCGGTTTCGGCGGTTCCTTACTGATTTGGGGCTCAAGGAACTCCATCTCCATGGTAGACTTTATACATGGAGCAATGAGCGCAATCATCCGACCCTCGAACATATAGACCATGTCTTCGTTAGTCTGGATTAGGAAAATGATTTCCCGAAATACCAACTGTACAGCCTGTCCTCCGACTGCTCCGATCACGTGCCCCTCCTCCTTCATACAAACGTGAACTCCTCCTTCAAGAATCATTTTTGATTCGAGTCAATTTGGCCATGGTTAAGGAGGCTCAGATTTGTCTGTTCGAGGATGCTGATGCCTCCCGCGTCCTGAACTCCAAGTTGCGCAACACCGCAAAAGCCCTCAAACGCTGGAGTCAGAAGTTTTTGGGGAGTGTCCATTTGCAGCTAGCCATTGCCAAAGAAGTGGTGCATCGGTTGGACATGGCTTTGGATAGGAGGCAACTTTCAGTCGATGAGAACGTTCTGCGTAAGGAGCTCAAGTGCAAATGCCTGGGTCTTGCCTCTTTGGCGTGCACTATTTCTCGCCAGCGATCCAGAATCTTATGGTTGTCTGAAGGAGATGCCAACACAAAGTTCTTCCAGCTCCAAGCATGCCATCATCGGTGCAAGAACTTCATCGAGGCTTTGCAGGTCTAGGGAATGACTATGGTCAATGAAGATGACAAGGCTGGTGTCGTTTTCAATTACTTCAACAAGGTCCTAGGTACATATGAAGAGAGGTCGTTGGCCCTCAATTTCTGCTCCCTGGACATTCCATCTCTAAGCCTCAATGATCTTGACGTCTGTTTCTCTGAGGCTGAGATTTGGAAAACCATCCAGGAGATCCTGGCAGATAAGGCTCTAAGGCCCGATGGATTCTCCAGTTTGTTCTACGAAATTGCTTGGGAGGTTATCAAGCCGGACATCGTACATGCGTTCAATGCTTTATGGTCGCTCGACAGCTGAAGTTTTCACCTCGTCAACCAATCACTGATGGTTTTGCTTAGGAAGAATACAGAACCTCAGGAAATCAAAGGCTATCGACCGATTAACTTAATTCACACCTTCAGCAAATTGTTCTCCAAAGTGCTATCCACCCATCTTGCGCCACGGCTGCAACACATGGTGCAACATAACCAATCAGCTTTCATTAAGGGTCGACAAATTCATTATAATTTCATACCCGTCCTGTTAGGGGCTCGTCTCTTGCACCAGAAAAGGCGGTCGAGTGTGCTACTAAAGGTTGATATTGCAAAAGCGTTCGACACAGTCTCGTGGGTGTTTCTCTTCGACTTGCTCCACCACCTTGGATTCTCACGTCGATGGATTAATTGGACCTCTGTCCTTCTCTCAACTTCCAGCACTCGGATCCTTCTCAATGGTCACCCTGGAAGATGGGTATGCCATGCCCGTGGTCTCCGCCAAGGCGACCCTTTGTCACCGATGCTTTTTGTGCTTGTCATGGAGGCCCTTTATGCATTAATCTCAAAGGTTGACAAGCTCAGGTTGTTCGATGATCTGGGGGTGGCCGGCATCAAGAATAGAGCTTTGATATACACCGACGATTTGGTGGTCTTCCTCTTGTTGTGCTCGCGGGATTTTATGTTGATCAAGGTCATCCTCGATGCGTTCATTGCGGCATCGGGCCTATACACCAACGTGACCAATGGCAACTTTTGCCTATTTGTTACCTAGAAGTGGATCTGTTGTCTGTAACCAGATCATTCCCTTGCCAGGTCGCCTCCTTCCCATTCAAGTATCTTGGCATCCCTCTATCGTTGCAGAATCTCTGGAAATGCGACGTCCACCCGATCGTTGATGTCATGGCGGATAGGCTGTCGACCTGGAAGTCAGGGCTGCTGACCACCACCGTACGCGTTGTTCTCACCAAGGTTACACTCACAGCTATCCCTATATACATTTCCTTTGCCTCTTGCCTCCTGCCTTGGGTGCTGGAGGCCATTGACAAGTTAAGGCATGCATTTCTCTGGTGCAGCACTGACATGGTGCAAGGTGGCCATTATCTGGTAGCTTGGCCACGCGTTTGCTGGCCTCTCTTACTTGGGGGCCTGGGAGTTCTCAACCTTTCACTTCTTGGTTTCGCCCTTCGCCTCCGTTGGGAGTGATTGCGCCGGGTCAACGACATGCGTAGCTGGGTTGTTGTACCATCAAAATCTGAGCGCATCGTTTGTTCCAAGTTTGATGCGTCTTTCTCGGTTGAAACCGGGAATGGTGGCAAAACATTCTTCTGGACAGACAAGTGGTTGACGGGAGTTTCCATCCAGCAAATGTCGCCACATCTTTCTCGGGCTGTCAACAAGCGCGCCTTGCGTTCGCGTCTGGTGGCAGACGCTATCTGCAACAGGAGGTTGGTTCGTAACATCACTGGATCCCTCACGGTGTCGGTTCTCACCGAGTATCTCCGGGTTTGGGATGCCGTGGAGCAGGTCCATTTGATGGATGCCCCGGACAAATTCATTTGGAAATGGTCGACAAATCAACAATACTCCTCGTCAGCAACTTATAGAGCTTTTTTTCATGGCCAGATCGAGCTCCCCAAAGCCAAACAATTATGGAAGACGAAGGCGTTGACGAAATACAAATTATTCTTTTGGCTAGCGCTCTTTGGTCGATGCTGGATGAACGACCGTTTGCAGTGACATAGTCTGAGGAATGGAGGCCCTTGTTCTCCATGTCATCAGGCACCTGAGACAATCCAACACTTAATTCTCGGATGTGTTTACAGCTGTGAGGTTTGGTTTCACCTCTTGCGAACAGTAAGGCTCCAACGACTCACCCCGCGAGCGGAAATGGACCTTGCTAATTGGTGGCTCCCAACTCGCAAACGGATTCCCAAAGATGTCAGACACGACTTTGATTCCCTCTTCATCCTTGGAAGCTGGTGTACTTGGAAGGAGAGAAACCAACATACACAATTCGGCATTGTTGGCCGGCGATCTGAGTAGAAAGATTTTGGAAGAAGGGCGATGCTGGGTGCGCGTAGGGAACAGGCGGCTGCTTGAGCTTCTCCAAGCTTAGCCcagttttttctttctcttgtaGGTCACCTAAGTTTTCTCCAATGTAAGTTTATAGCGTGTGTGCAGGCGCTCCATGTTGCGGGATGCGCCATAGCTTCGCGTGGATGTTCAGGACGTGCTTTGTTCTGTTTCTGTTTCTGTTTCTGCTCCTCTTAATGAAAAAACACGCCAAGGCgcattctcaaaaaaaaaaggtatctAACACTTGCAACCGAAATCCACAGGACCCACTAAGCTGATGCCAGGACACACGATTAGgtatctgtcggagggtgaactcctgtcgcagggatcctggggggtccctttttagagattcggtcggggggatgatcctgaatatgttcgcctgagaaataaatgggtatgaatgcgatggccggcggtgcgAAGTGATataatgcggaaaggagtaaatgcgctggtgtttagacaggttcgggccgcacgggggcgtaacaccttactcttgtatggatactataaatgccctaagaaagtccctcaaggatgttgctggttacaaaaatgtttgtctatcttagagcctggggctctttgttcttcggtatgtgatcttctcttctctctttttcttctgttctgtctcgtgttgttcacttctcagccgttgtttcttttttttttgtgctgtGTTTTCCCACACCTTccttctgtgctgccggctgctttaaatacccgccggcagcagcgtgccccgaatgggagggggagcacgagttccgagacaccataaatgtaaagggcgtcatcatttcctctgggtgaagtgaccgggggtggaaaatgcgtcccacgcctgatcatccgtcaccataaatgcactggcaacgggcgccgtggagagggcttaccgggcagccgcagagcggcccggcgtgcccgtcctgtcttgttcccctgccacagcaacacggaacgcctcggcccttacgacgttatcccgagacgggccgcaTGGCACGGGAtgagacccgtgcaattaataaccccacgcccttctaccaggacatagcaggaactgacgctgagcgcggcgggagcagttggaggtgacaggccacgcacgctctttaaatgcggtcttgggcctttgactggctgacacctcatcggtgggctcctcgggggccactgtcagggggctttctgggttgtcggggaaccgagtgctcgggggtcactgttcacctccccaagcactctctcccgagaatgccctttcttgtcctcggggaaccgagtgctcgggggtactgttcacctccccgagcactatctcccgggcacacttgtacggatcctcggggaaccgagtgctcggggctgctccacgcaaccccgagcactctctcccggaacttccttcagtgggtcctcgggatacttgggtgcccagggggccaccgctaaCGGCCcggggcacgtttctcccggtacttagctttcctggtcgtcgggggacttaggtGCTCGGAGTTCACCGCACACCTtctcgagcactttcttcccggcacttagacttcgtggatcatcagggaactggggtactcggggaccaccgactgtggccccgagcaccatctcccgggacttgatctttttcaccttgcgggggagactccgcgggatggcgccatgtggcagattgctagcctggcctcaggattcggagACCTccggttcctaatacaccgacagtatcaCATTCTTTTGCAGCAATTCTCCCTTTCCACACACCTCACCCAGCTCCTACCATTCTATAGTTTCTCACGCTTCCTAGGCTACAGGTGTCTAATTTTGTGTTGTTCTTCGAGCAATGGCGATTTTAGAGGGGTTAGCGGCGATGGCTCTATTTCCAACAGGGATGTTCATCGCTGTCAGCTTAGAGGGAGACCGTGGGAGGTAGGGCAGACcgacggtggtggtggttgcAGGGGCGGAGCAGCGAGGCGGTGGAAGACGACTGGATGGGCGTTGCCATGGCGGGGGCGAGCGAAGATGACCTGAGTGAGTCATGTTAGTGCCGCGGGGGAGGCGGCTGCGAATCTGGTGGCTGGGTTTTCGCCGGAGACAATCAGAGCTGGGAGGGGCGGGGGAGGGAGCAAACACGATGAGGCCacgcgatgaagaagatgatcaatACCTCGCGTGTTGTGCACGGCCGGATGACAATCGGAAAGCTATGGTTCGTCGCTTGAAACAAAAGCTATTTTCAGACACCAGAAATATATCGTCCCATAGTTTCTAGCTAGCCACTCATATGCAACATGCATGCTTGTTTGCAGAAGCTCAATGCAAGTTCCTAGCTATAGCCAGTTGCCACACCTCCTCAATCATGTCCAATGCACACACACAGAACCCACCGCGCGCGTGGCGCGGTGGTTATTCTCGGTCGCCGGACCAGAGCCATCAGATGATCACAAGCAGTTCCGTAACGACTGCTCGATGTGCGCGAAGCTGTCATCGAGTTCGTACATGGAGCACGCGAACGCCTCCTCCCCCGCGCCGTACAGCATCTCCCCGACCTCGCCCTCCGCCACCAGCTCTTCGCGCGCGGCCTTGGCTTCGGCGTCTTCGGCACCACCGTCCGACGCCGTCGTCTGGTCGTCGGCGGGCTGCTGCTGTGCGGCGCCGGCGTTCCGGGCGACGAGCTCCTGAAACACCGACGACCGCAGCAGCAGGCTGAGCGCCGTggtcgacgacgacggcgacggtcTCCCGCACACGTCGTCGAGGCTCGCGAGGGAAGCGCCCTGCGCCGCCGCGAGGTGGCCTCGGTAGAGGTCGACGTCGGCCTGCAGCATGCCGGCGCCGTGCGGGGGGTGGAGGAAGCTGCCGGCCTGGAGGCACAGCGACGGCGACGGCATGATGGTGGGCCTGGTGACACCGCCGGACGTGGGGGTGCCGCTGCCGTCCTCGGCAGGCTTGAGCCAGCGGATGTAGGTGCTGAGTTCGAAGTTGGTGACGGCGTTGATGCCGCGGTACTCGATGGCGGCGATGTCGTACGCCCGCGCCGCTTCCTCCTGCGTGCTGTACGTGCCCAGGTACAGGTACTTGTTGCCGAACACCCTGCCGATCCTCGCCTCCCATCTGCCGTTGTGGTGGTGCCTGCACGCACGTTCATGAATCATAAGGCGCGCGCAGGTAAACAAGACGACAGGAGAGTACGAGCGAGTCAATTCATCTTTTTGCCACGGCTAAAACGTCTCTCACTTATTTGTCACTCTCATCTACAGTTATCAACTCAGATAATCCATACACTACTTACCGTGCAACACCTCTGTACTTGGAAACTCCGCGAGAGAAGCCGTTGCTCTTCCTGCTTGGCATGAGTCAGACAAAAGATCATTCACTCTTGGATCTATTTTTGAGGTGAGATTTAATTGgcatttcttctctcttttttctctctcgagTGCACACTCACCTTCTTATGGAGGCTAGGTACTCCTCCTTAGACACGTTCTGCATCACTTTCAGCTCTTCCTCGTAGTCGACAACCTGCCATATGTACAAAAATAGTAtgtaaattatattatatgtgtatatatatgctctCCGATACCATGAGAGCAGAAAATATTTCACGTGATGATTGATTCTGGTGTATATATATTCACACACGGTTGTACAGGATAGGATTCATAACAACTCAACTAGATAAGAGTTGTTGCCGGATCGGCAACAGTCCCGTGCCAGACAGGAACAGTGTCGCTGATGAGGCACATGTATGACAGCAGAATTAACAGCCCAACAGTTAGAACTTAGAATGCACAGATCTTCGAAATATGCCAAGCATCTACagtcttttgtttcttctaaaATAACTCTTCTTGTTGCTTCTGAGGGGCGGATCTTCAGGGCTGCGTGGAGCTATagaagcaagaagaagagggagagaaagaagaagatggaggatagggaggaagaaggagatagTCCCTCTAGCCGCCCATCACGCATCCGCCACTGCCTACATATAGTAGGAACTTTGTACTCCATCAAACCATGTTAACATGCGTACCGGAAAGTTGGTGGAGGTGCTAGGTCCCCAGTACTTGAGCGCTGCCAGATCATAAGCTCTCGCTGCTGCATCTTCCTCGTTGTACGCCCCGAGATAAACTGTTCGGCATCGTAGCATGCGACTAAGTGAGAAACGTATACACTTCACGAAAGCAAGTTAATTTGCAACCTGCAAAACACACGAACATATGGCTTGTTCATGTGCAGCATGCAGTTTATTTAGGGTGTCAGGTTACGCACCTtgctttcctttcttcttctgcGTAGGGTTCCAGGTCCCTTTGTCCCACAGGTGCGCCTCGAACCTGCCCGTCCAACGATGCCTGCTTGCAACAACGTTTGCCATGCATGCTCAGATCAACAGACTCTGTGCAGGTGCACGTAGCTTTCTCGTAGATCTGTATATGAACGCGTTTACCTGCTTACACCCCTGAACCTCGAGCTCCTCTTCGCCGCATTGCTACTCGCCGACTTGTCGCcgccggcggcctcctccttggCGCCGCCGCTCACCGTCACTGCTGCCGCCGACGgttccctcttcctcctcttcactCTCTTCACGCCGTGCCCGTCGCCTGTCGTTGCCAACGGTGCGGCCCTCGGCGCAGCCACGCAGGACAGTACTCCCTGTCCTCCTCCGATGCCGTTCGGCTCGTCCTTCACCAGGCTGTAGGTTTCCATGGCGACCAAACCAGAAAGCCCTCAGTGTTTCAGCAAAGCTGTGGGCGTTGATCTATCGATGGCTTTGGA from Phragmites australis chromosome 8, lpPhrAust1.1, whole genome shotgun sequence includes:
- the LOC133927512 gene encoding AP2-like ethylene-responsive transcription factor At2g41710 → MRLGASQPSIVVMAIAFDSPTSSPANVPFHDNAFLRFDGLATNVHVSGDSFPTFPDPYAFCFDTPSPFSMPEANRGLHDDPFGAPLTNADSGSVLPSLIEIGREEGVLLREWHCEISWQIKLCHGCSGNTMQGLSGLVAMETYSLVKDEPNGIGGGQGVLSCVAAPRAAPLATTGDGHGVKRVKRRKREPSAAAVTVSGGAKEEAAGGDKSASSNAAKRSSRFRGVSRHRWTGRFEAHLWDKGTWNPTQKKKGKQVYLGAYNEEDAAARAYDLAALKYWGPSTSTNFPVVDYEEELKVMQNVSKEEYLASIRRKSNGFSRGVSKYRGVARHHHNGRWEARIGRVFGNKYLYLGTYSTQEEAARAYDIAAIEYRGINAVTNFELSTYIRWLKPAEDGSGTPTSGGVTRPTIMPSPSLCLQAGSFLHPPHGAGMLQADVDLYRGHLAAAQGASLASLDDVCGRPSPSSSTTALSLLLRSSVFQELVARNAGAAQQQPADDQTTASDGGAEDAEAKAAREELVAEGEVGEMLYGAGEEAFACSMYELDDSFAHIEQSLRNCL